One window from the genome of Paramormyrops kingsleyae isolate MSU_618 chromosome 3, PKINGS_0.4, whole genome shotgun sequence encodes:
- the LOC111848800 gene encoding KH domain-containing RNA-binding protein QKI isoform X5 → MYNDTLNGSAEKRSSELPDAVGPVVQLQEKLYVPVKEYPDFNFVGRILGPRGLTAKQLEAETGCKIMVRGKGSMRDKKKEEQNRGKPNWEHLNEDLHVLITVEDAQNRAEIKLKRAVEEVRKLLVPAAEGEDSLKKMQLMELAILNGTYRDANIKSPALAFSLAATAQAPRIIAGPTPVLPPAALRTPAPAGPTIMPLIRQIQTVMPNGTPHPAATLVPPGPEPGLIYAPYEYPYTLAPATSLLEYPIDSSGVLASSKAEDLPVYFGLHTCHFPITVQRGEPSSRAPF, encoded by the exons ATGTACAACGACACATTAAACGGCAGTGCGGAGAAGAGGAGCTCGGAGCTGCCCGACGCTGTCGGACCTGTGGTGCAACTGCAGGAAAAGCTTTACGTGCCTGTAAAGGAGTACCCTGAC TTCAATTTCGTGGGGAGGATCCTGGGGCCACGTGGCCTGACGGCGAAGCAGCTGGAGGCCGAGACAGGTTGCAAGATCATGGTGCGAGGGAAGGGCTCCATGAGGGACAAAAAGAAG GAGGAGCAGAACCGAGGGAAACCAAACTGGGAACACCTGAATGAAGACCTCCACGTGCTCATCACGGTGGAGGATGCCCAAAACCGGGCCGAGATCAAGCTCAAGAGGGCTGTAGAGGAAGTCAGGAAGCTACTGGTGCCCGCG GCGGAGGGAGAGGACAGCCTGAAGAAGATGCAGCTGATGGAGCTGGCCATCCTCAACGGCACATACCGGGACGCCAACATCAAGTCAC CTGCCCTTGCCTTTTCTCTTGCAGCGACCGCCCAGGCACCCCGCATCATCGCCGGTCCCACCCCAGTCCTGCCCCCCGCCGCCCTGCGCACCCCCGCCCCTGCCGGCCCAACCATAATGCCCCTGATCAGGCAGATCCAAACAGTCATGCCCAATGGGACACCCCACCCCGCTGCTACACTGGTACCCCCGGGGCCCGAGCCGGGCCTCATCTACGCACCCTACGAATACCCCTACACGCTGGCCCCTGCCACCTCCCTCCTGGAATACCCCATCGACTCCAGCGGGGTGTTAG CGTCCTCAAAGGCTGAAGACCTGCCCGTGTACTTCGGGTTGCATACCTGTCACTTTCCCATCACAGTGCAGCGGGGAGAGCCCTCGTCCAGGGCTCCcttttaa